Proteins encoded together in one Pirellulales bacterium window:
- a CDS encoding PQQ-binding-like beta-propeller repeat protein: protein MKRILLRATMCLMLPGLCLTLFVGSAFIDTAARADDTPNWPQFRGAKSLGIPETDPKNLPDSWSTTDNVLWKTDLPGRGWSSPIVWGNKVFLTAVINVGESEAPKKGLYFGGDRPKPPETPHQWKVFCLDLNTGSILWDKLVHEGPPEASIHLKNSFASETPVTDGKRVYAYFGNLGVFCFDMDGREIWSQKWTPHKTRLGWGTAASPVLYKDRLYIVNDNEEESYLACLDAATCDQIWRVERDEKSNWATPFIWENDLRTEIITPGTKKVRSYDLNGNLLYEFGGMSSITIAVPYAKDGLLYVSSGYVMDKKKPLLAIKPGASGDISLADDQTSNDFIVWCQKDGAPYNPTSIIYKGLLYVLMDRGFLSCFDSLTGEMIYDKQRLPEGKAFTSSPWAYNDEIFCANEDGKTFVIKAGREFEIVRTNDLAEDDMCMATPAIVGDKMLLRTAARLYCLKKGAKLAEPPAAEKK from the coding sequence ATGAAACGCATTCTGTTGCGGGCCACGATGTGTCTCATGCTCCCAGGACTTTGCCTGACATTATTCGTTGGGTCGGCGTTTATTGATACTGCGGCGCGGGCCGACGACACGCCGAATTGGCCGCAGTTTCGTGGCGCGAAATCCTTAGGTATTCCCGAAACCGATCCCAAGAACCTGCCCGACTCCTGGAGCACCACGGATAATGTACTGTGGAAGACCGACCTACCGGGGCGCGGCTGGTCGTCGCCTATCGTGTGGGGGAACAAGGTCTTCTTGACCGCGGTGATCAATGTCGGAGAGTCCGAAGCCCCGAAGAAGGGGTTGTACTTCGGTGGCGATCGTCCCAAGCCCCCCGAGACGCCGCATCAGTGGAAGGTCTTCTGCCTGGATCTGAACACCGGCAGCATTCTGTGGGACAAGCTGGTTCACGAAGGTCCGCCCGAAGCTTCGATCCACCTCAAGAACAGCTTCGCGTCGGAAACGCCCGTGACGGATGGCAAGCGCGTGTACGCCTACTTCGGCAACCTGGGTGTGTTTTGTTTCGACATGGATGGTCGCGAAATCTGGAGCCAGAAGTGGACGCCGCACAAAACGCGATTGGGCTGGGGTACGGCCGCTTCGCCGGTGCTGTACAAGGATCGCCTGTACATCGTCAACGATAACGAGGAAGAGTCGTACCTGGCTTGTCTCGACGCCGCCACCTGCGATCAGATATGGCGCGTCGAGCGTGACGAGAAGAGCAATTGGGCGACGCCGTTCATCTGGGAGAACGATCTCCGCACCGAGATCATTACCCCTGGCACCAAGAAGGTGCGCTCTTACGATCTCAACGGCAACTTGCTGTACGAGTTTGGCGGCATGTCCTCGATCACCATCGCGGTGCCGTACGCCAAAGACGGTTTGCTTTACGTCAGCTCGGGCTATGTGATGGACAAGAAAAAGCCGCTGTTGGCAATCAAGCCCGGAGCCTCAGGCGATATCAGCCTGGCCGACGACCAAACGAGCAACGACTTCATCGTGTGGTGCCAGAAAGACGGCGCGCCGTACAATCCTACGTCGATTATCTACAAGGGATTGCTGTACGTGCTGATGGATCGTGGATTCCTCAGTTGTTTCGACTCGCTGACCGGCGAGATGATCTATGACAAGCAACGTCTGCCCGAGGGCAAAGCCTTCACATCAAGCCCCTGGGCCTACAATGACGAGATCTTTTGCGCGAACGAAGACGGCAAGACCTTTGTCATCAAGGCCGGGCGCGAGTTCGAGATCGTGCGCACCAACGACCTGGCCGAAGACGACATGTGCATGGCGACGCCGGCCATTGTCGGCGACAAGATGCTGTTGCGCACGGCAGCCCGGCTGTATTGCCTGAAAAAGGGAGCCAAGCTGGCCGAGCCGCCAGCGGCCGAGAAAAAGTAG
- a CDS encoding redoxin domain-containing protein, translating into MPRFAGVPSVSFRVSTEPEPTAGRAFRAIVPLAAIMLVGLGATMVLAQPPAENTAAPVAAGTTATAATAATSPAGPAAFLAAAAKAKQVGPLPGHSTHGEAFDDGPRQAAYQMGGTGRVHLPITSAVAGVQQLFDQGVGQLHGFWYLEAERSFRQAATLDPQCAMPYWGMAMANTNNEKRAKHFIAKAVERKAQASPRESLWIDALANYYAVADKDKEKGDDNKKDNAKKDNADNKTRRRDLVRALEQIVQDYPDELEAKAFLAVQIWENGSKGLPLNSHQAVDALLAQVFAAEPMHPAHHYRIHLWDKEKPLRAIESAARCGEAAPSIAHMWHMPGHIYSGLHRYAEAAWQQEASARVDHAHMIRDRILPDQIHNYAHNNEWLIRDWVHVGRAHDAVALAKNMIELPRHPEFNVLKKSSSSKYGRERLFDALSRYELWTELVQLADSPYLEPTDIPDEQVKRLRALGVAHVALENVVAAKEQVAALEAMLAKVKAEQQTAGEEAEKKARDEKKSDEDVTKAKNDAIAKRADDIKEIESALAEIAGRQKLATKDYEGAKVELAKVDDLDNAFQSQMALLTGDAPRAEQLAREAVERAEGEALSLANYADILWRAGKTAEAKTEFEKLRALSAPFDLDAGPFKRLSPIAQDLGLAEDWRVPVTTAADFGARPPLDSLGPLRWSPRPAEPWSLADAEGKPISLQDYAGKPVIVVFYLGFGCLHCVEQLKVIEPMTGDFAAAGISLLAISTETADQLRAGLAKRTAAEGTPKLPIIVDPAMQVFRQYRAYDDFEGAPLHATFLIDGQGLVRWQDVGPEPFMDMKFLLGESQRLLSLPQQCQGSKTILSKHEP; encoded by the coding sequence ATGCCGCGATTTGCCGGGGTTCCGTCCGTGTCTTTCCGCGTTTCTACCGAACCCGAACCCACCGCCGGACGTGCTTTTCGGGCAATCGTTCCGCTGGCGGCCATCATGCTTGTCGGGCTGGGCGCTACGATGGTGCTGGCCCAGCCGCCGGCCGAAAATACCGCGGCGCCGGTCGCGGCCGGCACCACTGCTACGGCTGCTACCGCTGCGACATCTCCTGCCGGACCGGCCGCCTTTCTGGCCGCCGCCGCCAAGGCCAAACAAGTGGGGCCGCTGCCGGGCCATTCCACTCACGGAGAAGCCTTTGACGATGGTCCGCGGCAAGCCGCCTATCAGATGGGGGGCACGGGCCGGGTGCACCTGCCCATCACGAGCGCGGTGGCTGGCGTTCAGCAGCTTTTTGACCAGGGGGTGGGCCAGTTGCACGGATTTTGGTACCTCGAAGCCGAACGTTCGTTCCGACAAGCCGCCACGCTCGACCCACAATGCGCGATGCCGTATTGGGGCATGGCGATGGCGAACACCAATAACGAGAAGCGCGCCAAGCACTTCATCGCGAAGGCTGTCGAGCGCAAGGCGCAGGCTAGCCCACGCGAGTCGCTGTGGATCGACGCGCTGGCGAATTACTATGCCGTGGCGGACAAGGACAAAGAGAAAGGCGACGACAACAAAAAAGACAACGCCAAAAAGGACAACGCCGACAACAAGACCCGCCGCCGCGATCTGGTTCGCGCGCTCGAGCAAATCGTGCAGGACTATCCTGACGAGCTGGAAGCAAAAGCCTTCTTGGCCGTGCAGATTTGGGAAAATGGCAGCAAGGGATTGCCGCTGAACAGCCACCAGGCCGTCGACGCATTGCTCGCGCAGGTGTTTGCTGCCGAACCCATGCATCCGGCGCATCATTACCGCATTCACTTGTGGGACAAAGAGAAACCGCTGCGGGCCATCGAATCGGCCGCGCGCTGCGGAGAGGCGGCGCCCTCGATCGCTCATATGTGGCACATGCCGGGGCATATCTACTCGGGCTTGCACCGTTATGCCGAGGCGGCCTGGCAGCAAGAAGCCTCGGCCCGCGTCGATCACGCCCACATGATTCGAGATCGTATTCTGCCGGATCAGATTCACAATTACGCGCACAACAACGAGTGGCTGATTCGCGATTGGGTTCACGTGGGCCGCGCCCACGATGCCGTGGCGCTGGCCAAGAACATGATCGAGCTGCCGCGCCATCCGGAATTCAACGTCTTGAAAAAGTCGAGCAGCTCGAAGTACGGCCGGGAACGGTTGTTTGACGCACTGTCGCGTTACGAGCTATGGACAGAGCTCGTGCAATTGGCCGATTCACCCTATTTAGAGCCCACCGATATCCCAGACGAGCAGGTCAAGCGGTTGCGGGCCTTGGGGGTCGCGCACGTCGCGCTCGAGAATGTTGTCGCCGCCAAGGAGCAAGTTGCGGCGCTCGAGGCGATGCTTGCCAAGGTCAAGGCCGAACAGCAAACGGCGGGCGAAGAAGCCGAGAAAAAAGCCCGCGACGAGAAAAAATCGGACGAGGACGTGACCAAGGCCAAGAACGACGCCATCGCCAAACGGGCCGACGACATCAAGGAGATCGAATCCGCGTTGGCTGAAATCGCCGGTCGCCAGAAGCTGGCCACCAAGGATTACGAGGGAGCGAAAGTCGAGCTGGCCAAAGTGGACGACCTCGACAACGCTTTTCAATCGCAGATGGCGCTGCTGACCGGCGACGCCCCCCGTGCCGAACAATTGGCACGCGAGGCCGTCGAACGGGCCGAGGGGGAGGCGTTGTCGCTGGCTAACTACGCCGACATTCTGTGGCGCGCGGGCAAGACCGCAGAGGCCAAGACTGAATTCGAGAAGCTGCGCGCGTTGAGCGCGCCATTCGATCTCGATGCGGGCCCGTTCAAGCGCTTGAGTCCCATCGCGCAGGACCTCGGCCTCGCCGAGGATTGGCGCGTGCCTGTGACCACGGCGGCCGACTTTGGCGCCCGTCCGCCGTTGGATAGTCTTGGCCCGCTGCGTTGGAGTCCGCGGCCGGCCGAGCCCTGGTCGCTGGCCGATGCCGAAGGGAAGCCCATCTCGTTACAGGACTATGCTGGCAAGCCGGTGATCGTCGTTTTCTATCTCGGCTTTGGCTGTTTGCACTGCGTCGAGCAGTTAAAGGTGATCGAGCCGATGACCGGGGACTTCGCCGCGGCCGGCATCTCGCTCTTGGCCATCAGCACCGAAACCGCCGATCAGTTGCGGGCAGGACTCGCCAAACGTACAGCAGCCGAGGGGACGCCAAAGCTGCCGATCATTGTTGATCCCGCGATGCAGGTTTTCCGTCAATATCGCGCTTACGACGATTTCGAAGGGGCGCCGTTGCACGCCACGTTCCTGATCGACGGGCAGGGCCTAGTCCGCTGGCAGGACGTCGGCCCCGAGCCTTTCATGGACATGAAGTTCCTGCTCGGCGAATCGCAACGGCTGCTCTCATTGCCTCAGCAGTGCCAGGGAAGCAAAACCATACTCAGTAAGCACGAGCCGTAG
- the pstB gene encoding phosphate ABC transporter ATP-binding protein PstB, with protein MTLSEPLDPVRVAPPTPPQERPMAPAGAPIAPERSAPLASGRLASIARGEKVDSVIHPSVAAEVPVLEVKDFCLWYGAKQALFNISLPIPRGKVTALIGPSGCGKSTLLRSVNRLNDLIETVRIQGQMRLNGDSTYGPGVDVIELRKRMGMVFQKSNPFPMSIYENVVYALRIDGERDRRVLDEVCERSLQGAALWDEVKDRLHESGLSLSGGQQQRLCIARAIAAEPEVLLMDEPCSALDPIATGKIEDLIQELRGTYSVLIVTHNMQQASRTSEYTAFMYMGRVLEYGLTSDLYTKPQLKETEDYITGRFG; from the coding sequence GTGACACTTTCCGAACCTCTCGATCCCGTGCGGGTGGCGCCGCCAACGCCGCCACAGGAACGTCCCATGGCGCCGGCGGGTGCCCCGATTGCGCCGGAGCGGAGCGCGCCGCTGGCCAGCGGCCGATTGGCCAGCATCGCCCGCGGTGAGAAGGTCGATTCCGTGATCCACCCCTCAGTGGCGGCCGAAGTACCCGTGCTCGAGGTCAAGGATTTCTGCCTGTGGTACGGAGCCAAGCAGGCCCTGTTCAACATCTCACTGCCGATCCCGCGCGGCAAGGTGACCGCGTTGATTGGTCCGTCGGGCTGCGGCAAATCCACGCTGCTGCGGTCGGTGAATCGACTGAACGATCTGATCGAAACCGTGCGCATCCAAGGACAAATGCGGCTCAACGGCGATTCCACCTACGGCCCCGGCGTCGATGTGATCGAGCTGCGCAAGCGGATGGGCATGGTGTTCCAGAAGTCTAACCCGTTTCCGATGAGCATTTACGAAAACGTCGTCTATGCCCTGCGGATCGATGGCGAGCGGGATCGCCGCGTGCTTGACGAAGTCTGCGAGCGCAGCCTGCAGGGCGCGGCCTTGTGGGACGAAGTCAAAGATCGCTTGCACGAAAGCGGGCTCAGCCTGTCTGGCGGCCAGCAGCAGCGATTGTGCATAGCCCGGGCCATCGCCGCCGAGCCCGAGGTGCTGTTGATGGACGAACCCTGCTCGGCCTTGGACCCGATCGCCACGGGCAAGATCGAAGACCTGATTCAAGAGTTGCGCGGCACTTATTCGGTGCTGATCGTGACTCACAACATGCAGCAGGCGTCGCGCACCAGCGAGTACACGGCATTCATGTATATGGGGCGTGTTTTGGAGTACGGGCTGACGAGTGACCTTTACACCAAGCCGCAGTTAAAAGAAACTGAGGATTACATTACCGGCCGCTTTGGATGA
- the hpt gene encoding hypoxanthine phosphoribosyltransferase, with protein sequence MRQILSEQQLSEGVGRLADELNAYYEGRPLTIVGVLTGSVVLLADLIRLLEMPLRIGLVQATSYRGATTPGELQLNLDLLPEITGRNVLIVDDIFDTGHTLVALLEQFHALRPAHLRSAVLLRKAGRVEVATQPDHVAFEIPDEFVVGYGLDYADLYRNLPHVAALDPADLLAHHASADSTAESNSSRGTAS encoded by the coding sequence TTGCGACAAATCCTCTCCGAACAGCAGTTGTCCGAAGGTGTGGGCCGGCTGGCCGACGAGCTGAACGCCTACTACGAAGGGCGTCCGCTTACGATCGTCGGTGTGCTAACCGGCAGTGTTGTGCTGCTGGCCGACTTGATCCGCCTGCTCGAGATGCCACTGAGGATCGGCCTGGTCCAGGCCACCAGTTATCGCGGCGCCACGACGCCTGGCGAATTGCAGCTGAACCTCGATCTGCTCCCGGAAATCACCGGGCGCAATGTTCTGATCGTGGACGATATTTTCGACACAGGCCATACGCTGGTGGCACTTCTTGAACAGTTTCATGCCCTGCGCCCCGCGCACCTGCGCTCGGCGGTGCTGCTGCGCAAGGCCGGTCGCGTCGAAGTTGCCACCCAGCCGGATCACGTGGCGTTCGAGATCCCCGACGAGTTCGTCGTAGGGTACGGCTTGGATTATGCCGACTTGTATCGCAACCTTCCGCACGTCGCGGCACTTGATCCGGCTGATTTGCTGGCGCACCACGCATCGGCCGATTCCACGGCGGAATCCAATTCGTCGCGTGGGACGGCCTCGTGA
- a CDS encoding glycosyltransferase → MTQRILHIIPTLDRSGAEKQLTLLATRLAKDQFDVHVCALTRGGPLLAPLTEAGIPVKVLGKSSKFDPSAFWRLKRHVQSLAPQLVQTWLFAANSYGRAAALAAGVPQIVASERCVDPWKVWHELTIDRWLARRTARIIVNSSGVRDFYVGHGIDEGKFVLIPNGITPVPPSPVSRADLLAELGLPAEARLVGAVNRLWPQKRVKDLIWAADLLKVIRADVHLLVIGEGPHRDRLLRFRRQVCIEDKVHFLGHRDDVPRLMPHFDALWLGSEYEGLPNVVMEAMSHAVPVVATDIAGNRDLVVDGETGFLVPLGDRAGFARRTNKLLEDHELARRLGEAGRRRVLDEFSVDKMVARHADLYRELLS, encoded by the coding sequence GTGACGCAGCGAATTCTGCACATCATTCCCACGCTCGACCGCTCGGGTGCTGAGAAGCAGTTGACGCTGCTGGCCACGCGATTGGCCAAGGACCAGTTCGATGTGCATGTCTGCGCGCTGACGCGCGGCGGACCGCTATTGGCTCCGCTCACCGAGGCAGGCATTCCGGTCAAAGTGTTGGGTAAGTCCAGCAAGTTCGATCCGTCTGCCTTCTGGCGGCTCAAGCGGCATGTGCAGTCACTCGCTCCGCAGTTAGTGCAGACCTGGCTTTTTGCTGCCAATAGTTATGGTCGGGCCGCGGCGCTGGCGGCGGGCGTGCCTCAGATCGTGGCCAGCGAACGGTGTGTCGACCCTTGGAAAGTGTGGCACGAACTGACGATCGATCGCTGGTTGGCACGACGCACGGCGCGGATCATTGTCAATAGCTCGGGTGTCCGCGACTTTTACGTCGGCCACGGCATCGACGAGGGCAAATTCGTCCTGATTCCTAATGGTATTACGCCGGTCCCGCCAAGCCCAGTTTCGCGCGCGGACTTGTTGGCCGAGTTGGGCTTGCCGGCCGAGGCGCGGTTAGTGGGCGCCGTGAATCGTCTCTGGCCGCAGAAGCGCGTTAAAGATTTGATTTGGGCGGCCGACCTGCTGAAGGTCATCCGAGCGGACGTGCATTTGCTGGTGATCGGCGAAGGTCCACACCGCGATCGGTTGTTGCGTTTTCGGCGGCAGGTTTGCATTGAGGACAAAGTTCACTTTCTGGGGCATCGCGACGACGTGCCACGGCTCATGCCCCACTTCGACGCCCTGTGGCTCGGCAGCGAATACGAGGGATTGCCCAACGTCGTCATGGAAGCGATGAGCCACGCCGTGCCGGTCGTAGCCACAGACATCGCAGGCAATCGCGACTTGGTTGTTGATGGCGAAACCGGCTTCCTGGTCCCCCTGGGCGATCGGGCCGGCTTCGCCCGCCGCACAAACAAGTTGCTCGAAGATCATGAATTGGCGCGCCGCCTGGGCGAGGCGGGACGCCGCCGCGTGTTGGACGAATTCAGCGTCGACAAGATGGTCGCGCGGCACGCGGATCTGTACCGCGAACTATTGTCCTAG
- the phoU gene encoding phosphate signaling complex protein PhoU: MSKHLQRQIEVLKEKILLVGTLVEDAIAKAISALVNRNGDLARSIIERDSEIDRMEVDVEEECLKVLALYQPVAADLRFVVAVLKINNDLERMGDLARNIAKRVAYLASHERIDLPAEFRSMASKAQSMVRRSLDALVNRDTLIARQIRDDDDEVDAMQRIIRDRIETQIRQDPERFELYMRLLSASKHLERLADMATNIAEDVIYMVEGDIVRHRTGD; the protein is encoded by the coding sequence ATGTCGAAACACTTGCAGCGCCAGATCGAAGTCCTGAAGGAAAAGATCCTGCTCGTCGGGACGCTGGTTGAAGATGCCATTGCCAAAGCGATTTCGGCACTGGTGAATCGCAACGGCGATTTGGCCCGCAGCATCATCGAGCGCGATTCCGAGATCGACCGCATGGAGGTCGACGTCGAGGAAGAATGCCTGAAAGTCTTGGCACTCTACCAGCCGGTGGCGGCCGATCTGCGGTTTGTCGTGGCGGTGTTGAAGATCAACAACGACCTGGAGCGGATGGGGGACCTGGCCCGCAACATTGCCAAGCGCGTGGCCTATCTGGCCTCGCACGAGCGGATTGACCTGCCGGCCGAGTTCCGCAGCATGGCCTCGAAGGCACAGTCGATGGTGCGCCGCAGCCTGGATGCCCTGGTGAATCGCGACACGCTCATTGCCCGCCAGATTCGGGATGACGATGACGAAGTCGACGCCATGCAGCGCATCATTCGCGACCGCATCGAAACGCAGATCCGCCAGGATCCGGAACGCTTCGAGCTGTACATGCGGCTGCTCTCGGCCTCGAAGCACTTGGAACGGTTGGCCGACATGGCCACGAACATCGCCGAGGACGTGATCTATATGGTGGAAGGGGACATCGTCCGCCACCGCACCGGCGATTGA
- a CDS encoding prepilin-type N-terminal cleavage/methylation domain-containing protein, whose amino-acid sequence MGDRHRADTATFGAPAELSSEDNPLRTAFTLIEVLVAMVVTLILMGIVVTIFGAIGTGVSNSHATMDMTDQLRTAKNRLQVDLSGVTAQMLPPRRPEYGEGYFEVIDGPAGRLSPFYNISVSPNYLYGTSANTTFVLDEVGNSSTDSTVGDNDDILLFTTRAKDEPFHGRYHDPTALWNIDTTIQSQVAEVAWFIRGTTLYRRQLLVRPDLNGLNAVPQPNNLGGPPFYTTPTYIQPRSFYGMCDLSVRATGAVSGSLAFDLSPAPPSFSITANSLSDLTSRENRLFHRPMVVNYSGGTPSNSPYGWPHDMRGWGIFYSSTPYGYPNPLLVGSTLTTGRLGLPTLSECSSPFWFLPGTVDLTNPLAQQVVLGSTGTGGTPELFDAWDNPNPPFNATMSPNSASPSTGVVDPLTGTLSFFPNQQNSQLSARLADDIMLTNVLSFDVRVWDPTAWTISLTDANSNTAAFAPGDPGYPQAVFNYVMQNGNFSYALVSQGAYVDLNYYASIVSYFAAAGNPVTSLPGPALQLLATGTQATTPVPALFPFTLSSVNPNYATALNLFLQYGVMPTVYGGGSTSTASTANSFFGPGDPRSRLDAFQRDITLAYLLNTNGVRIPAAAVYDTGSWYYEHDGIDQDGANFADISGNPYVDGLGRNIIDQGTNGVDDNADGVVDDPGELEAPPPYTAPLRGIQVKIRCFDPDSKQIREVTIIQEFVSE is encoded by the coding sequence ATGGGCGATCGGCATCGTGCGGATACGGCGACTTTTGGCGCACCTGCGGAGTTATCTTCGGAAGACAATCCGCTCCGAACGGCCTTCACGCTGATTGAAGTGCTGGTGGCGATGGTGGTGACGCTGATCCTGATGGGGATCGTGGTGACGATCTTCGGCGCGATCGGCACGGGCGTGTCGAATAGCCACGCCACGATGGACATGACCGACCAACTGCGCACGGCCAAGAACCGTTTGCAAGTCGACCTGTCCGGCGTCACCGCCCAGATGCTCCCCCCGCGCCGGCCTGAATATGGCGAGGGGTACTTCGAGGTCATCGACGGGCCGGCGGGAAGGCTGTCTCCCTTTTACAACATCAGCGTGAGTCCGAACTATCTCTATGGCACAAGCGCCAATACCACGTTTGTGCTTGATGAGGTGGGGAACTCAAGCACGGACTCAACCGTTGGCGACAACGACGACATACTGCTCTTCACGACCCGCGCCAAGGATGAACCTTTCCATGGACGGTACCACGATCCCACGGCGCTATGGAACATTGATACAACCATTCAATCGCAAGTTGCCGAAGTGGCGTGGTTCATCCGCGGTACCACGCTCTATCGCCGCCAGTTGCTGGTGCGGCCGGATCTCAACGGCTTGAATGCTGTCCCGCAGCCCAACAACCTCGGCGGACCCCCTTTTTACACAACGCCTACCTATATTCAGCCACGAAGTTTCTACGGAATGTGCGACTTATCGGTCCGGGCAACGGGCGCCGTGTCCGGAAGCCTTGCATTCGATCTCAGTCCCGCACCGCCGTCGTTCTCGATCACGGCCAACTCGCTAAGCGACCTGACGAGTCGCGAAAATCGCTTGTTCCATCGTCCCATGGTGGTGAATTACAGTGGAGGCACTCCGTCAAATTCTCCCTATGGTTGGCCGCACGACATGCGCGGCTGGGGAATTTTTTACAGTAGCACTCCCTATGGCTACCCGAACCCACTTTTAGTTGGCAGCACGCTGACGACAGGCCGGCTGGGACTACCCACGCTGAGTGAATGCTCGTCGCCATTTTGGTTTCTGCCAGGCACAGTCGACCTGACAAACCCGCTCGCGCAACAGGTCGTCCTGGGTTCGACGGGGACGGGAGGTACCCCCGAATTATTCGATGCCTGGGATAATCCCAACCCGCCATTCAATGCCACCATGTCCCCGAACAGCGCCAGCCCAAGCACAGGCGTTGTTGACCCTTTGACGGGAACGCTGAGCTTTTTTCCGAATCAGCAAAACAGCCAACTCAGCGCACGGCTTGCGGACGACATCATGCTGACGAACGTCCTGTCGTTCGACGTGCGGGTTTGGGACCCGACGGCATGGACAATTTCCCTGACGGATGCCAACAGTAACACGGCAGCGTTTGCGCCAGGCGATCCGGGATATCCGCAAGCGGTCTTCAACTACGTGATGCAGAATGGCAATTTCAGTTACGCGCTTGTATCGCAGGGGGCGTATGTTGATCTGAATTATTATGCGTCGATCGTCTCGTATTTCGCAGCGGCCGGGAATCCGGTGACGTCGCTGCCCGGCCCAGCGTTGCAACTTCTCGCCACCGGGACCCAGGCCACCACACCTGTTCCCGCCTTGTTCCCCTTCACGTTAAGTTCAGTCAATCCCAACTACGCGACCGCGCTCAACCTTTTCCTTCAATATGGGGTGATGCCGACGGTGTACGGAGGGGGTTCGACATCGACCGCTTCGACGGCCAATTCGTTTTTCGGCCCCGGCGATCCGCGATCTCGGCTCGACGCTTTTCAGCGTGACATCACCTTAGCCTATCTCCTCAACACCAATGGAGTGCGCATCCCAGCGGCGGCGGTTTACGATACGGGCTCGTGGTATTACGAACACGACGGGATCGATCAGGACGGCGCGAACTTCGCCGATATCAGCGGCAACCCATACGTTGACGGCCTCGGACGTAACATCATCGACCAAGGGACCAATGGAGTCGACGATAACGCTGATGGCGTTGTTGATGACCCGGGCGAGCTCGAGGCGCCGCCGCCGTATACGGCTCCGTTGCGCGGCATTCAGGTCAAGATTCGCTGCTTCGATCCTGATAGCAAACAAATCCGCGAAGTGACGATCATTCAGGAGTTCGTCTCCGAATAG
- a CDS encoding HAD hydrolase family protein, with product MTVAKRCQAIELILVDVDGVLTDGSIIFNNEGIEIKQFHIRDGLGIRLWQKAGGRFGIITGRNSHIVNLRAMELGISIVRQGSEVKMTAVREILAELNLTAEQLCYMGDDLPDLATLRFAGLGVAVADACEEVRQAAGFVTAAAGGRGAVRETIEMILKAQRRWDELIQSYAS from the coding sequence ATGACTGTAGCCAAACGCTGCCAGGCGATCGAACTGATTCTCGTCGATGTCGATGGTGTGCTGACCGACGGCAGCATCATCTTCAATAACGAGGGAATCGAGATCAAGCAGTTCCACATTCGCGATGGCCTGGGCATACGCCTGTGGCAGAAGGCCGGGGGACGCTTCGGCATCATCACGGGACGCAATTCACACATCGTGAATCTGCGCGCGATGGAATTAGGAATTAGCATTGTGCGGCAAGGAAGCGAAGTGAAGATGACCGCCGTGCGTGAGATCCTGGCCGAATTGAACCTGACCGCCGAGCAGCTGTGCTACATGGGGGACGATCTGCCCGATCTGGCCACGCTGCGATTCGCCGGATTGGGTGTGGCGGTGGCGGACGCTTGCGAGGAAGTACGGCAGGCTGCCGGCTTTGTGACGGCGGCCGCCGGCGGACGTGGCGCAGTGCGGGAAACGATCGAAATGATTCTCAAGGCCCAGCGGCGCTGGGACGAGCTGATCCAGTCATATGCCTCGTAG
- a CDS encoding alpha/beta hydrolase-fold protein, whose product MSETLAGWTRTPIAGHMAELYEPPTPHEHGYTVIYLHGVHLQSLSGNSVYTQLFARHGLRVVSPQTGRSWWSDRICREFDPTVSAQQYVLESVLPFVRDRWGTTPPLVALLGTSMGGQGALRFSFKFPQKFPLVAALAPAVDYQVRYYEEEAGTLAEMYDSPEQIRQDTATLHIHPLNWPRNIWFCCDPTDRRWHESTERMRSKLAAIGIFHDCDMQTEAGGHTWAYYNHMAPQAIGYLMERFERERLRVP is encoded by the coding sequence GTGAGCGAGACATTAGCAGGCTGGACGCGTACACCGATCGCGGGACATATGGCCGAGCTCTATGAGCCGCCCACTCCGCACGAGCACGGCTACACCGTGATCTATTTGCACGGCGTGCACTTGCAGAGCCTGAGCGGAAATTCAGTTTACACGCAGCTGTTCGCTCGCCACGGATTGCGGGTCGTTTCTCCACAGACCGGCCGAAGTTGGTGGAGCGATCGCATCTGCCGCGAGTTCGATCCGACGGTTTCGGCCCAGCAGTACGTGCTGGAATCGGTCCTGCCCTTCGTCCGCGATCGGTGGGGCACGACGCCACCGCTGGTGGCACTTCTGGGGACGAGCATGGGGGGCCAAGGGGCGCTGCGATTCTCGTTCAAATTTCCGCAGAAGTTCCCGCTGGTCGCGGCATTGGCCCCGGCCGTGGACTATCAAGTGCGCTACTACGAAGAAGAAGCGGGTACGCTGGCCGAGATGTACGATTCGCCCGAGCAAATACGCCAGGACACGGCGACGTTGCACATCCATCCGCTGAATTGGCCGCGCAACATCTGGTTCTGTTGCGATCCTACAGATCGCCGCTGGCACGAAAGCACCGAGCGGATGCGATCGAAGTTGGCCGCCATCGGCATCTTCCACGATTGCGACATGCAAACCGAAGCCGGTGGCCATACCTGGGCCTACTACAACCACATGGCTCCGCAAGCCATCGGTTATCTGATGGAACGATTCGAGCGAGAGCGGCTGCGGGTGCCATAG